A genomic window from Chlorobium phaeobacteroides DSM 266 includes:
- a CDS encoding YgaP family membrane protein, translating into MQKNIGNTDRAIRLVLGLIIVILGIVYQSWWGLAGLVPLLTALLAYCPLYTIIGVTTCGNPPGTDKPGKTGTRMPKP; encoded by the coding sequence ATGCAGAAGAATATAGGAAATACCGACAGGGCTATACGTCTTGTTCTTGGACTTATTATTGTTATTCTTGGTATCGTATACCAGAGCTGGTGGGGGCTGGCTGGGCTTGTTCCCCTTTTGACAGCGCTTCTTGCCTATTGTCCGCTCTATACGATTATCGGAGTTACTACCTGCGGTAATCCTCCAGGTACCGACAAGCCTGGAAAAACCGGAACTCGTATGCCGAAACCATAA
- the nadD gene encoding nicotinate (nicotinamide) nucleotide adenylyltransferase has translation MHVAVFGGTFDPPHNGHLAMCLLARELLHIDKVILSISNNPFKLLRSDHDDHRKNMVGLLASELKKTELPAEVSGWELQKKTPSYTVELLRFLRTEYPDVQLTLLVGEDSYREFPLWKSYEELVLLCRIAVFRRVPPEQIAHREQRLEMIGNVRFIDFDCPISSTTIRADIASGRPVTAKIPSAINRYIIDHRLYRD, from the coding sequence TTGCACGTTGCGGTTTTCGGGGGGACGTTCGATCCTCCCCATAACGGACATCTTGCCATGTGCCTTTTAGCAAGAGAGCTGCTGCATATCGACAAGGTAATACTGTCGATATCAAACAACCCCTTCAAACTACTGCGGTCCGATCATGATGACCATCGCAAAAACATGGTCGGGCTGCTTGCTTCCGAACTGAAAAAAACAGAACTTCCTGCTGAAGTAAGCGGCTGGGAGCTTCAGAAAAAGACCCCCTCGTATACCGTAGAGCTGCTCCGGTTTCTCCGCACAGAATATCCCGACGTCCAACTGACGCTGCTTGTCGGAGAGGACAGTTATCGTGAATTTCCCTTATGGAAATCATATGAGGAGCTTGTGTTGCTCTGTAGGATAGCCGTGTTCAGAAGAGTTCCCCCTGAGCAAATTGCCCACAGGGAGCAGCGACTGGAGATGATCGGAAACGTACGGTTTATCGATTTCGACTGCCCGATATCGTCAACAACGATAAGAGCGGATATCGCTTCGGGACGTCCGGTAACCGCGAAGATACCCTCGGCAATCAACCGATACATCATCGACCATCGTCTCTATCGGGATTGA
- a CDS encoding outer membrane protein assembly factor BamD, with product MIVLTFSSLFLSSCSSSKIATNSGGDTAERYAAALADYNKKDYDDAALTLEALMFSVRGSALEDDVLFYLAQSYFNTKQYLLSAEMYSRLLQLNAGSPYTPTAQFQLAKSHEKLSSHYEFDHEHTKKAIQQYALYIEQYPGRDSAVVAADIQTYQELLKINPANANYQDQLAVLKLESERSGSLSYAKNAIKTFRDKLARNKVSIAHQYIQLGKPKGAVIFYDEVIRFYPDTIYLEAAWKGKVDALILRKKWMEAGQALDQYLQLYPEKQDQMKGSRDKIMQNFGNS from the coding sequence ATGATTGTATTGACTTTTTCTTCACTGTTTTTGTCATCATGCTCATCATCGAAAATTGCGACGAATTCGGGAGGCGACACGGCTGAACGCTATGCAGCAGCGCTTGCTGATTACAATAAAAAGGATTATGACGATGCGGCGCTTACGCTTGAAGCGCTGATGTTTTCAGTAAGAGGATCCGCTCTTGAAGACGACGTACTGTTTTATCTTGCGCAGTCCTATTTCAATACCAAACAGTACCTTCTTTCGGCAGAAATGTACTCCCGTCTTTTACAGTTGAACGCAGGGTCTCCCTACACCCCAACGGCGCAGTTTCAGCTTGCTAAATCACACGAAAAGCTCTCCTCGCACTACGAATTCGATCACGAGCACACCAAAAAAGCGATTCAGCAATACGCCCTCTACATAGAGCAGTACCCTGGACGAGATTCTGCCGTCGTTGCTGCCGATATTCAAACTTACCAGGAGCTTCTGAAAATCAATCCCGCAAACGCGAACTATCAGGATCAATTAGCGGTACTCAAACTGGAATCTGAAAGAAGCGGTTCGCTCAGTTATGCGAAAAACGCCATAAAAACATTCCGCGACAAACTCGCAAGAAACAAGGTATCCATTGCTCATCAATACATTCAGCTCGGCAAACCCAAAGGAGCTGTCATATTTTATGATGAGGTAATCAGGTTCTACCCGGATACGATCTATTTGGAAGCAGCATGGAAAGGAAAAGTTGACGCGTTAATTCTTCGAAAAAAATGGATGGAAGCAGGCCAGGCGCTTGATCAGTATCTACAGTTATACCCCGAAAAGCAGGATCAGATGAAGGGTAGCAGAGATAAAATCATGCAGAACTTCGGCAATTCCTGA
- a CDS encoding AtpZ/AtpI family protein codes for MTQPENEKYSEQFGRSVRGLSDYIGLGLQISVSFAFFVLLGYWADGKLGTSPLFLLAGVVVGMGGMVLVLMKVVRNADRKNKP; via the coding sequence ATGACCCAGCCAGAGAACGAAAAATATTCAGAACAGTTCGGACGTTCCGTCAGGGGACTGTCCGACTATATCGGTCTCGGCCTGCAGATTTCCGTCAGCTTCGCTTTTTTCGTACTGCTTGGCTACTGGGCGGACGGAAAACTCGGTACATCGCCGCTGTTTCTTCTTGCTGGCGTAGTGGTCGGAATGGGCGGCATGGTCCTTGTGCTCATGAAAGTCGTTCGCAATGCCGACAGAAAAAACAAACCATGA
- the pgeF gene encoding peptidoglycan editing factor PgeF → MKKKPFIRPGYIVPALFSGFGNLVAGQSLRTGGTSLPPYASLNAGFATGDNPAVINNNIALLCDELAIEPRQLAWSEQVHGTSILEVTAPGAYRGYDALITSVADIYLSIFTADCYPVLVYDPVHLAVGAVHAGWKGTAGEIVVKTVSLMQRRFNTCPENCLAYIGTGISQPAYEVSRETSVLFPASCRIASPGGDDAFMLDLAQANHEQLLSSGIPDKNIERSPFCTCRNADLFYSYRRDEGKTGRMVSLIGIRA, encoded by the coding sequence ATGAAAAAAAAGCCTTTTATACGCCCCGGATATATCGTTCCCGCGCTGTTTTCCGGCTTTGGCAATCTTGTTGCGGGTCAATCGCTCCGTACCGGGGGCACAAGCCTTCCTCCCTACGCGTCGCTGAATGCAGGCTTCGCTACGGGCGACAATCCCGCCGTGATAAACAATAACATTGCGCTCCTGTGCGATGAACTTGCCATCGAACCACGACAATTGGCATGGTCTGAACAGGTTCACGGGACGTCGATTCTTGAGGTGACTGCGCCGGGGGCCTATCGAGGTTATGATGCGCTGATCACCTCTGTTGCCGATATTTACCTTTCGATCTTTACTGCCGACTGCTATCCCGTTCTTGTTTATGATCCGGTTCATCTGGCCGTCGGGGCTGTCCATGCGGGATGGAAGGGCACTGCCGGAGAGATTGTCGTAAAAACCGTTTCGCTCATGCAACGCAGATTCAATACCTGCCCGGAGAACTGTCTGGCCTATATCGGTACCGGAATTTCGCAACCGGCTTATGAGGTAAGTCGTGAAACGTCGGTTCTTTTTCCAGCGAGCTGCCGTATCGCGTCGCCGGGAGGCGACGACGCGTTCATGCTTGATCTTGCGCAGGCCAATCATGAGCAGCTCCTCTCTTCGGGAATCCCGGACAAGAACATCGAACGATCGCCGTTCTGCACCTGTCGCAATGCCGACCTCTTTTATTCTTATCGGCGCGATGAGGGGAAAACCGGTCGGATGGTCAGCCTGATAGGCATCAGAGCCTGA
- a CDS encoding HAD family hydrolase codes for MKEHNRYAFIFDMDGVLTDNMKLHALSWVELFNDFGLKGLDPERYLVETAGMKGHDVLKHFLDPAINATDADRLTELKDFLYRVMSRSSIHPLSGLSLFLDAAERLGIRLGVGTGSGPKNTGYVLGLLGIQQKFQAVVTADQVANGKPAPDIFLEAARRLMVEPSQCIVFEDAIPGVEAAERAGMKCVALTTTNSRNMFSGFANVIAVVHDFTGLNPEILLDMPFKAPLLTH; via the coding sequence GTGAAAGAGCATAACCGATACGCGTTTATTTTTGACATGGATGGCGTCCTGACTGACAACATGAAGCTTCATGCTTTATCATGGGTCGAGCTGTTCAATGATTTCGGCCTCAAAGGTCTCGATCCCGAACGTTATCTTGTCGAAACCGCTGGCATGAAGGGTCACGATGTCCTCAAACATTTTCTCGATCCGGCGATAAACGCGACCGACGCCGACCGTCTTACCGAGCTGAAGGATTTTCTCTACCGGGTAATGTCTCGCAGTAGTATCCATCCTCTTTCAGGACTCTCTCTTTTTCTTGACGCCGCCGAACGCCTCGGGATCCGGCTCGGCGTCGGAACCGGTTCCGGCCCTAAAAACACCGGGTATGTTCTGGGTCTTCTTGGAATTCAGCAGAAATTTCAGGCTGTTGTGACGGCTGATCAGGTTGCAAACGGTAAACCGGCTCCGGATATATTTCTTGAAGCTGCCCGCCGTCTTATGGTTGAGCCCTCTCAATGTATTGTTTTTGAAGACGCGATCCCTGGCGTCGAAGCGGCGGAACGTGCCGGCATGAAATGCGTGGCTCTGACGACGACAAACAGCCGAAACATGTTCAGCGGCTTCGCAAATGTTATCGCCGTCGTTCATGATTTCACCGGTCTGAATCCCGAAATTCTGCTCGACATGCCTTTTAAGGCACCTTTATTGACTCATTAA
- a CDS encoding F0F1 ATP synthase subunit B, whose translation MLTSGVILLNGGLLSPNPGLIFWTTVSFVIVLLILRKLAWGPIISALEEREKGIQSSIDRAHKAKDEAEEILRKNRELLAKADAESDKIIREGKEYGEKLRAGIAEKAQAEAAKMISMAKEEIEQEKRRALDVLRNEVAELAVMGAEKIIKTSLDADMQKKIVDSMIQDLSTKRN comes from the coding sequence ATGTTAACATCGGGAGTCATACTTCTCAATGGCGGACTTCTCAGCCCAAATCCGGGTCTTATTTTCTGGACCACCGTGTCGTTTGTCATTGTCCTGCTCATCCTCAGGAAGCTTGCATGGGGGCCGATCATTTCTGCATTGGAAGAAAGAGAAAAAGGCATACAGTCATCAATTGACCGCGCGCACAAAGCCAAAGACGAGGCTGAAGAAATTCTTCGCAAAAACAGGGAGCTGCTTGCAAAGGCAGATGCCGAGTCCGACAAGATAATCCGTGAAGGAAAAGAGTATGGCGAAAAGCTCAGGGCGGGAATTGCCGAAAAAGCCCAGGCTGAAGCTGCAAAAATGATCTCGATGGCCAAAGAAGAAATCGAGCAGGAAAAACGCAGGGCGCTTGATGTTCTGAGAAACGAGGTTGCCGAACTGGCCGTCATGGGAGCTGAAAAAATCATTAAAACCTCTCTTGATGCCGACATGCAGAAAAAAATTGTCGACAGCATGATTCAGGATCTTTCAACGAAACGTAACTGA
- the atpE gene encoding ATP synthase F0 subunit C, translated as MEGLGLGYLGAGIGAGLAVIGAGLGIGNVAASAAEGVARQPEATADIRTTMIIAAALIEGVALFGEVICVLLALK; from the coding sequence ATGGAAGGTTTAGGTTTAGGTTATTTAGGGGCAGGTATTGGTGCCGGACTGGCTGTTATCGGTGCAGGACTCGGTATTGGTAACGTAGCAGCATCTGCTGCTGAAGGTGTTGCTCGTCAGCCTGAAGCGACTGCAGATATTCGTACCACCATGATTATTGCCGCAGCTCTTATTGAAGGTGTTGCCCTGTTTGGCGAGGTTATCTGTGTTCTTCTTGCCCTTAAATAA
- the atpH gene encoding ATP synthase F1 subunit delta — protein sequence MSSVIASRRYASALLSAAEEGGFLDQATQELAQIKIVLDQSRELVHVLRSPVINADKKTHILQEVFADTVGDKVMIFLKLIAKKKRSGMLPQIIVEYQKLLDEANGIINVSITSATPMSDDQVKALVAKLSSYTGKTIREKMALNGELLGGVTVKIGDTILDGSVRHQLQLLKKALVSERV from the coding sequence ATGTCAAGTGTTATAGCAAGTCGGCGTTATGCCTCAGCCTTATTGTCTGCAGCCGAAGAGGGAGGATTTCTTGATCAGGCGACTCAGGAGCTCGCGCAAATCAAAATTGTTCTCGATCAATCTCGCGAGCTGGTCCATGTGTTACGCAGCCCGGTGATCAATGCCGACAAGAAAACGCATATCCTCCAGGAAGTGTTCGCGGATACGGTAGGCGACAAGGTGATGATATTTTTAAAGCTGATAGCCAAAAAGAAACGTTCGGGAATGCTGCCGCAAATCATCGTTGAGTACCAAAAGCTCCTTGATGAAGCCAATGGCATTATCAATGTTTCCATTACGAGCGCAACCCCCATGAGTGATGATCAGGTAAAAGCGCTTGTAGCCAAACTCTCGTCATATACCGGCAAGACCATTCGGGAGAAAATGGCGCTGAACGGAGAGCTGCTTGGCGGTGTAACCGTAAAAATCGGCGACACGATTCTTGACGGCAGCGTGCGTCATCAGCTACAGTTGCTCAAAAAAGCCCTTGTATCGGAACGCGTATAA
- a CDS encoding F0F1 ATP synthase subunit A — translation MKQERTSKVKGLIKVIALVVPFLLNVNAFASPAESAGVTHDSIAAVARTEGAHAGEAPHGEAAGHGEEKAGDVIMHHILDSNVYSFEPFGEIVLPKIVVGGFDISITKHVVTLWVVSAIVLIVFTIIGSKYKTMSPKTAPKGFVNAMEALVEFIRLDVAKANIGPGYEKYLPYLLTVFMFVLLCNVLGLVPYGATATGNINVTLTLATFTFVLTQIAALKAHGIKGYLAHLTGGTHPALWIIMIPIEFIGLFTKPVALTIRLFANMTAGHIVILSLIFISFILKSYIVAVAMSVPFSIFIYLLEIFVAFLQAYIFTMLSALFIGLASAHEEHADHEAGAAHH, via the coding sequence ATGAAACAGGAACGCACCAGTAAAGTCAAGGGATTGATAAAGGTTATAGCACTTGTAGTGCCTTTTCTCCTCAACGTCAATGCGTTCGCTTCTCCGGCAGAAAGCGCGGGAGTGACTCATGATTCGATCGCTGCGGTTGCCCGTACCGAGGGAGCTCACGCCGGGGAGGCTCCGCACGGCGAGGCGGCAGGTCACGGCGAAGAGAAGGCCGGCGACGTCATCATGCACCATATTCTTGACAGCAACGTCTACTCCTTTGAACCCTTTGGCGAGATCGTGCTCCCGAAAATCGTCGTAGGCGGATTTGATATCTCCATAACGAAACATGTCGTTACGCTCTGGGTCGTTTCGGCGATCGTGCTGATAGTCTTCACGATAATCGGCAGCAAGTACAAAACCATGTCTCCGAAGACTGCTCCCAAGGGTTTTGTCAACGCGATGGAGGCTCTGGTTGAGTTTATAAGGCTTGATGTAGCAAAAGCCAATATCGGGCCAGGATATGAAAAATATCTCCCCTATCTGCTGACGGTATTCATGTTTGTTCTTCTCTGTAACGTCCTCGGGCTTGTTCCTTACGGGGCGACGGCGACAGGCAACATTAACGTCACGCTGACCCTTGCAACATTTACCTTCGTCCTTACCCAGATAGCAGCATTGAAAGCCCATGGCATAAAAGGCTATCTTGCGCACCTGACGGGAGGTACTCACCCTGCGCTCTGGATCATCATGATTCCCATCGAGTTCATCGGTCTGTTTACCAAGCCGGTTGCGCTGACGATCCGGTTATTTGCCAACATGACCGCCGGGCACATCGTGATTCTCAGTTTGATTTTTATCAGCTTTATTCTCAAGAGTTATATCGTGGCGGTTGCCATGTCTGTCCCGTTCTCTATATTTATTTATCTGCTTGAGATATTTGTAGCCTTCCTTCAGGCCTATATTTTCACGATGCTTTCGGCACTCTTTATCGGTCTTGCTTCAGCACATGAGGAGCATGCCGATCACGAAGCCGGAGCTGCACATCATTGA
- the trpS gene encoding tryptophan--tRNA ligase: MAIQRILSGMRPTGKLHLGHFTGALENWVEQQNLMREDGSRVYETCFLIADYHSLTTSLDTGDLYANSLDMLIDWLSAGVDPEKSPVFRQSRIKEHAELFLLFSMLVTASRLERNPTLKEQVRDLNLESLVYGHLGYPVLQAADILLYKGTVVPVGEDQIPHVEITREIARKFNNHYPHPLNGVVFMEPEPKITKFSRLVGLDGKSKMSKSLGNTILLSDGSEEVFKKVRNAVTDTEKIRKNDPGRPEVCTVFSYHGKFTPQMQRDIIEMDCRSGSLGCVDCKKICAANISHALLPLVEKRRYYEAHIDLVTEILYEGERKAQAIARNTMEEVREAMRLG, encoded by the coding sequence ATGGCAATACAGCGCATTTTAAGCGGGATGCGTCCTACCGGAAAGCTGCATCTCGGTCATTTTACCGGCGCTCTTGAAAACTGGGTCGAGCAACAGAACCTTATGAGAGAGGATGGGTCGCGGGTTTATGAAACCTGTTTTCTTATTGCCGATTATCACAGCCTCACGACTTCGCTCGATACCGGCGATCTGTATGCAAACTCTCTCGATATGCTCATCGACTGGCTTTCGGCAGGCGTTGATCCGGAAAAAAGCCCTGTCTTCCGGCAATCGAGAATCAAGGAACATGCCGAACTCTTCCTTCTTTTTTCAATGCTTGTCACGGCGTCGCGTCTGGAACGAAATCCAACCCTGAAAGAACAGGTTCGTGACCTTAATCTTGAGTCCCTGGTTTACGGCCATCTCGGCTATCCCGTTCTGCAGGCAGCCGATATCCTGCTGTATAAGGGAACGGTCGTGCCTGTCGGCGAGGACCAGATCCCCCATGTTGAAATAACAAGAGAGATCGCCCGTAAATTTAATAACCATTACCCTCATCCGTTAAACGGCGTGGTGTTTATGGAGCCTGAGCCTAAAATAACCAAATTCTCACGGCTTGTCGGTCTTGACGGGAAGTCTAAAATGTCGAAATCTCTCGGCAACACCATCCTTCTTTCCGACGGAAGCGAGGAGGTATTCAAAAAAGTCCGCAATGCTGTCACCGATACCGAGAAAATCCGAAAGAACGACCCCGGAAGACCTGAGGTCTGTACGGTTTTCAGCTATCATGGCAAATTTACTCCGCAAATGCAACGAGACATCATCGAAATGGACTGCCGTTCCGGTAGCCTCGGTTGCGTTGACTGTAAAAAAATCTGCGCGGCAAATATTTCGCATGCGCTTCTGCCCCTTGTTGAAAAACGACGCTATTATGAAGCGCATATCGATCTGGTTACGGAAATTCTTTATGAGGGCGAACGCAAGGCGCAGGCAATAGCCCGAAATACGATGGAAGAGGTCAGAGAGGCCATGAGGCTTGGTTGA
- the argS gene encoding arginine--tRNA ligase, with product MHDFFLPVIKNALLSLAVSSDKPVLIERPADKKFGDFSTNIAFLIAKESRRNPKEFAGELIAHLSFPPDTIKSMTVAGPGFINFFLTPTFIMQSVEQILLEGKGYGRSCLGKGKKAIVEYVSANPTGPLTIGRGRGGVLGDCIANLLETQSYAVTREYYFNDAGRQMQILGESVRFRYLELCGVAETFPETHYQGAYIREIAESLFAGHGAALQGVHDLLPFIKSAETIIFKSIKNTLERIGIRHDSFFNEHTLYHREGSGQSANEEVIDLLREKQFIGEYDGATWFLTSRIGQEKDKVLIKSSGEPSYRLPDIAYHITKFKRGYDLMVNVFGADHIDEYPDVLEALKILGYDASRIQVAINQFVTTTVDGQSVKMSTRKGNADLLDDLVDDVGPDATRLFFIMRSKDSHLNFDIDLAKKQSKDNPVFYLHYAHARICSLLRMAALENGFDPDGSGHHLLQLLDSEPELRLGLLLLEYPQMITASIRLLEPQKMVDYLHSVAELYHKFYQECPILKAEPDISKARLFLSLATKQVLCNGFRILGISAPESM from the coding sequence ATGCACGATTTTTTTCTTCCGGTCATTAAAAATGCCCTTCTCTCGCTGGCGGTTTCAAGCGATAAACCTGTTCTGATCGAGCGACCCGCTGATAAAAAATTCGGCGATTTTTCTACGAACATTGCCTTTCTGATTGCCAAAGAGAGTCGTCGCAATCCGAAAGAGTTTGCCGGTGAGCTGATCGCTCACCTCTCGTTTCCTCCGGATACCATCAAAAGCATGACGGTAGCCGGTCCGGGTTTTATTAATTTTTTCCTTACACCAACCTTTATCATGCAGTCCGTCGAACAGATTCTGCTTGAGGGAAAAGGGTACGGAAGATCGTGTCTGGGAAAAGGGAAAAAAGCTATTGTCGAGTATGTAAGCGCTAATCCAACCGGGCCCTTGACCATTGGACGCGGCAGGGGCGGCGTTCTGGGCGACTGTATCGCGAACCTGCTTGAAACCCAAAGCTATGCCGTTACCAGAGAGTATTATTTTAATGATGCCGGCAGACAAATGCAGATTCTCGGCGAATCGGTTCGGTTTCGATACCTCGAGTTGTGCGGCGTCGCCGAAACGTTTCCCGAGACGCACTACCAGGGAGCCTACATCAGGGAGATTGCCGAATCCCTTTTTGCCGGGCATGGTGCCGCTTTGCAAGGGGTTCATGATCTTCTGCCCTTTATCAAGAGCGCTGAAACCATTATTTTCAAGTCCATTAAAAACACGCTTGAGCGTATCGGTATCCGCCACGACTCTTTTTTTAACGAGCATACGCTCTACCATCGCGAGGGAAGCGGTCAATCCGCCAACGAAGAGGTTATTGATCTGCTCAGAGAAAAGCAGTTCATCGGCGAGTATGATGGGGCTACCTGGTTTCTGACATCCCGTATCGGCCAGGAAAAAGACAAGGTTCTCATCAAATCTTCAGGCGAGCCAAGTTATCGGCTTCCGGACATCGCCTATCACATAACGAAATTCAAACGGGGCTATGACCTTATGGTCAACGTGTTCGGGGCCGACCATATCGATGAGTATCCCGATGTTCTTGAGGCGCTTAAAATTCTCGGGTATGACGCAAGCCGCATTCAGGTGGCGATCAATCAGTTCGTCACGACAACGGTTGACGGTCAGAGCGTGAAGATGTCGACCAGAAAAGGCAATGCCGATCTGCTTGACGATCTTGTTGACGATGTTGGGCCTGATGCCACGAGGCTGTTCTTTATCATGCGCAGCAAGGACTCGCATCTTAACTTCGATATTGATCTGGCAAAAAAACAGTCTAAAGATAACCCGGTTTTTTACCTGCATTATGCTCATGCAAGAATATGCAGTCTTCTTCGTATGGCCGCTTTGGAAAACGGGTTCGATCCGGACGGCTCGGGACATCATCTTCTTCAGTTGCTCGATAGCGAACCCGAACTGAGACTTGGTCTTCTTCTGCTTGAGTACCCGCAAATGATCACGGCGTCGATTCGACTGCTTGAACCTCAGAAAATGGTCGATTATCTCCACTCCGTCGCTGAACTGTATCATAAATTCTATCAGGAGTGTCCGATACTGAAAGCCGAACCTGATATATCGAAGGCCAGATTGTTTCTGTCGCTGGCAACGAAACAGGTGCTCTGCAATGGATTCAGGATACTTGGCATTTCAGCTCCGGAATCGATGTAA